The Actinomycetota bacterium genome includes a window with the following:
- a CDS encoding PLP-dependent aminotransferase family protein → MRRPTDPHRDLFAIRTASMGGSEIRALFAVLNRPETISLAGGAPWLGALPPDRVADYVASVLATDSARALQYGPAQGLPELRESLAGAMALEGIEADPRHLLVTDGAQQALELLAKVFVDPGDVVLAEAPTYVGAIQAFRSHQADVRGLAMDDEGLRVEALEEALAALGAEGRRAKFLYLVPTFQNPSGLTLAADRREQVLELCARHDLLVIEDNPYAMVRFEGEPVQALSAIAPDQVIYLGTLSKVFSPGMRIGWIWAPELVLRRLELMKEAANLCSSSFTQLVADAYLRSGHSQSDLDLIRKVYRERRDAMIDSVAQHFPAEAVLRPPEGGLFCWAELPAPMDTKSMLPRALEAGVAYVPGTAFFPEPARGRAYMRLNFSYPSPEAIEEGVRRLGVVVHEEMELGRGLGLS, encoded by the coding sequence ATGCGCCGTCCTACTGATCCGCACCGCGACCTGTTCGCTATCCGCACCGCCTCGATGGGCGGGTCCGAGATCCGGGCGCTGTTCGCGGTCCTCAACCGTCCGGAGACCATCTCGCTGGCCGGAGGGGCCCCCTGGCTGGGGGCACTGCCTCCCGACAGGGTCGCCGACTACGTGGCTTCGGTCCTAGCCACCGACAGCGCCCGCGCGCTCCAGTACGGACCCGCGCAGGGGCTGCCCGAGCTCCGCGAGTCGCTTGCCGGCGCGATGGCGCTGGAAGGGATCGAGGCCGACCCCCGCCACCTGCTGGTCACGGACGGTGCGCAGCAGGCGCTGGAGCTGCTCGCCAAAGTCTTCGTGGACCCCGGGGACGTGGTGCTGGCCGAGGCGCCGACCTACGTGGGAGCCATTCAAGCTTTCCGGTCCCATCAAGCCGACGTCCGCGGGCTGGCCATGGACGACGAGGGGCTGCGCGTGGAGGCGCTGGAAGAGGCTCTGGCCGCTCTCGGGGCGGAGGGGCGCCGGGCCAAGTTCCTTTACCTGGTCCCGACGTTCCAGAACCCCAGCGGGCTGACGCTGGCGGCCGACCGCAGGGAGCAGGTTCTGGAGCTGTGCGCACGGCACGATCTCCTGGTCATCGAGGACAACCCCTACGCGATGGTTCGCTTTGAGGGAGAGCCCGTGCAGGCGCTGTCGGCGATCGCCCCCGACCAGGTCATCTACCTCGGCACCTTGTCCAAGGTGTTCTCTCCCGGGATGCGCATCGGCTGGATCTGGGCGCCCGAGCTGGTCCTTCGGAGGCTCGAGCTGATGAAGGAGGCGGCGAACTTGTGTTCGTCCTCGTTCACCCAATTGGTCGCCGACGCATACCTGCGCTCCGGACACTCGCAGTCCGACCTGGACCTGATCCGGAAGGTCTACAGGGAGCGGCGTGACGCGATGATCGACTCCGTAGCCCAGCACTTCCCCGCCGAGGCCGTTCTTAGGCCTCCCGAGGGCGGACTGTTCTGCTGGGCGGAACTGCCGGCGCCGATGGACACCAAGTCGATGCTCCCGCGTGCGCTGGAGGCAGGAGTGGCCTACGTCCCGGGGACCGCCTTCTTCCCGGAGCCGGCGCGGGGGCGGGCCTATATGCGGCTCAACTTCTCGTATCCGTCGCCCGAGGCGATCGAAGAGGGCGTCCGGCGGCTCGGTGTGGTGGTCCACGAAGAGATGGAGCTGGGCCGCGGGCTCGGCCTGAGCTGA
- a CDS encoding D-alanine--D-alanine ligase → MARVGVVRGGRSLERQFSLDSGHNVATALRSAGHESLELDVDENLTQSLRGMDCAFVALHGRDGEDGTIQSVLDAFAIPYTGSDRLACHLCFDKPVASGVLRRAGIATPDSFVVHAEAVRHMGAGAAMGEAAGRLGYPIVVKPATQGSGLGVGVVREPEELPAAAMTAFNNGDRILLERFIQGVELAVTVLQEPGRRPRALPPVQISTEGVFDFRARVTPGAATYTCPADIREELLEAACGVAVSAFEELGARDFARVDLIVSEERGAVVLEVNPCPGLTETSLLPLAVRASGGSFEDFASSVVDAAIVRGEAAH, encoded by the coding sequence ATGGCGCGCGTCGGGGTGGTCCGCGGCGGCCGGTCGCTGGAAAGACAGTTCTCGCTGGACTCCGGCCACAACGTAGCCACCGCTCTGCGGTCCGCCGGCCACGAGTCCCTCGAGCTGGACGTGGACGAGAACCTGACGCAGTCCCTGCGCGGGATGGACTGCGCATTTGTCGCCCTGCACGGCCGCGACGGGGAGGACGGGACGATCCAGTCGGTCCTGGACGCCTTCGCCATCCCCTACACCGGCTCGGACAGGCTCGCGTGTCACCTCTGCTTCGACAAACCGGTGGCATCCGGGGTCCTCCGCCGGGCCGGCATCGCCACCCCGGACTCCTTCGTCGTGCACGCGGAAGCCGTGCGGCACATGGGCGCCGGCGCCGCCATGGGGGAGGCCGCCGGGCGACTGGGCTATCCGATCGTCGTAAAACCCGCCACACAGGGGAGCGGGCTGGGCGTGGGAGTCGTACGGGAGCCCGAAGAGCTTCCCGCAGCCGCCATGACCGCCTTCAACAACGGCGACCGCATCCTGCTCGAGCGCTTTATCCAGGGGGTGGAGCTTGCGGTCACGGTGCTCCAGGAACCGGGCCGCCGGCCGCGGGCGCTTCCCCCGGTGCAGATAAGCACCGAGGGCGTCTTCGACTTTCGCGCCCGCGTGACACCGGGGGCGGCGACCTACACCTGTCCGGCGGATATTCGTGAGGAACTGCTCGAGGCCGCCTGCGGGGTGGCGGTTTCGGCCTTTGAAGAACTCGGCGCCCGGGACTTCGCCCGCGTAGACCTCATCGTGTCCGAAGAGCGGGGAGCGGTCGTGCTGGAGGTGAATCCCTGTCCGGGACTCACGGAAACGTCCCTGCTTCCACTCGCCGTTCGCGCTTCCGGCGGCTCCTTCGAGGACTTCGCGTCGTCGGTAGTTGACGCCGCCATCGTCCGGGGAGAAGCAGCCCACTAA
- a CDS encoding ParB/RepB/Spo0J family partition protein, protein MSRRPGLGRGLGALLPTTSDARIVELDVDEIRPNPRQPRQEFVQSELEELASSIKELGLLQPVVVRSVEGGLYELLMGERRLRASRLAGVKRIPALVRETDDRGALEQALVENLQRSDLQPLEEAHAYRNLVDLFEITQEEVARRVGKSRVHITNTLRLLDLPASVRALLAENLLTAGHARALLAVKDPGLLEDLARKAVEEGLTVRQVEELARRSGEPRADRPASSLKRRRGKFPDLEETLSDHFGTVVQVEVGRGRGRVVISFGSRDDLERITSVLLGRPQVTQSGSEGT, encoded by the coding sequence ATGAGCAGACGTCCGGGATTGGGCCGGGGTCTGGGCGCGCTGCTGCCCACGACCTCCGACGCTCGCATAGTCGAGCTCGACGTGGACGAGATTCGCCCCAACCCACGCCAACCGCGCCAGGAGTTCGTCCAGTCGGAGCTGGAGGAGCTGGCCTCGTCCATCAAGGAACTTGGTTTACTTCAACCCGTGGTCGTGCGCTCGGTGGAGGGTGGTTTGTATGAGCTGCTGATGGGGGAGCGCCGCCTCCGGGCTTCTCGCCTGGCGGGGGTCAAGCGCATTCCCGCCCTGGTACGGGAGACGGACGACCGCGGCGCGCTCGAACAAGCCCTGGTGGAAAACCTGCAGCGCTCGGACCTCCAGCCGCTGGAGGAGGCCCATGCCTACCGCAACCTGGTCGACCTCTTTGAGATCACGCAGGAGGAGGTGGCCCGTCGCGTTGGCAAGAGCCGGGTCCACATCACCAACACCCTGCGCCTGCTGGACCTGCCCGCGTCCGTGCGCGCCCTGCTGGCGGAGAACCTGCTGACAGCGGGACACGCGAGGGCTCTGCTCGCCGTCAAGGACCCGGGACTGCTGGAGGACCTGGCGCGGAAGGCCGTCGAAGAAGGGCTGACCGTCCGTCAGGTCGAGGAGCTCGCCCGGCGCAGTGGCGAGCCCAGGGCCGACCGACCGGCTTCCTCTCTAAAGCGCCGGCGGGGGAAGTTCCCGGACCTGGAGGAGACACTTTCGGATCACTTCGGCACGGTCGTTCAGGTGGAGGTCGGCCGTGGCCGGGGACGGGTGGTCATATCCTTCGGCTCCCGCGACGACCTCGAGCGCATCACTTCGGTGCTGCTCGGGCGCCCTCAAGTCACGCAGAGTGGCAGTGAAGGTACCTAG
- a CDS encoding AAA family ATPase translates to MRLAIANQKGGVGKTTTAVNLAAALAELGHRVLLVDLDPQANATTGLGVDHRELSSSIYDVVVSGADPADVVRSTDYERLDILPSSIHLAGAELELVPAFSRETKLRVALDTLEDAYEVTLIDCPPSLGLLTVNALAAAHTMLVPMQCEYYALEGLTQLMRNIELVRTGLNPSLEIGGIVLTMYDARTKLSEQVADEIRSYFGDRVFATVIPRSVRLSEAPSYGQPAIVYDPSSRGSLAYRWLAEEFAARFCPPVEASAGSESISAPDGPRPTATDAHEPSSATAGPRPSAEAGSGHAESLGGEPDTARHERALQATPGQPESDRAEPQMKTQLSSPPHVEASVGAPDLEVAGAVTVGDEIAGDADVRHHEPAQDWTEEET, encoded by the coding sequence ATGCGACTCGCGATTGCGAATCAGAAGGGTGGCGTCGGAAAGACTACGACGGCCGTGAACCTGGCTGCGGCGCTGGCAGAACTGGGCCATCGTGTGCTGCTGGTCGACCTCGACCCCCAGGCGAACGCGACCACCGGCCTGGGCGTGGACCACAGGGAACTGAGTTCCTCGATCTACGACGTGGTGGTCTCGGGAGCCGATCCCGCGGACGTGGTGCGGTCCACCGACTACGAGAGGCTGGACATCCTGCCTTCTTCGATCCACCTGGCGGGGGCCGAGTTGGAGTTGGTGCCCGCATTCTCTCGCGAAACCAAGCTGCGGGTGGCTCTGGATACGTTGGAGGACGCATACGAAGTCACCTTGATCGACTGTCCGCCGTCGCTGGGCCTCCTGACGGTGAATGCGCTCGCGGCCGCCCATACGATGCTCGTGCCGATGCAGTGTGAGTACTACGCGCTGGAGGGCCTCACCCAGCTCATGCGCAATATCGAGCTCGTCCGGACCGGACTGAACCCATCACTGGAGATCGGCGGCATCGTCCTCACGATGTACGACGCGCGCACGAAGCTGTCTGAGCAGGTCGCGGACGAGATCAGATCCTATTTCGGTGACCGGGTATTCGCCACGGTCATCCCGAGAAGCGTGCGGCTCTCGGAAGCGCCCTCCTATGGGCAGCCGGCGATCGTCTACGACCCCTCGTCCCGCGGCTCCCTGGCCTACCGCTGGCTGGCGGAAGAGTTTGCCGCGAGATTCTGTCCACCGGTAGAGGCGTCCGCAGGATCCGAGAGCATCAGCGCGCCGGACGGTCCCCGGCCCACAGCTACCGATGCACACGAACCCTCGAGCGCGACCGCGGGGCCGCGGCCGTCGGCGGAGGCGGGATCGGGACATGCGGAGTCACTCGGAGGGGAGCCTGACACTGCGCGGCACGAGAGGGCCCTCCAGGCGACTCCGGGACAGCCTGAGAGCGACCGCGCAGAGCCACAAATGAAGACGCAACTGTCCTCGCCCCCACACGTAGAGGCTTCGGTTGGCGCACCCGACCTGGAAGTCGCCGGGGCCGTCACGGTCGGGGACGAGATCGCCGGCGACGCAGACGTCAGACACCACGAGCCCGCGCAGGATTGGACCGAGGAGGAGACATGA
- a CDS encoding 16S rRNA (guanine(527)-N(7))-methyltransferase RsmG — translation MDNATPDDAQRLAQFVQLLADWAIPLGFMGPREEPKLLDRHIAESAALLEHVADGPVVDVGSGAGLPGIVIAIWRREGVLLEAERRRAEFLRRVVSELSLGWHVVADRAEAVGRDEATRSTFTTAVARALAPPAVALELLMPLVKVGGRAVLMAGPSALEDPNLAWVAHELGGETPQTVRLQVTGGPGPAWAIIVDKSSDTPDRYPRRTGVPLRRPLRKPSLGA, via the coding sequence GTGGACAACGCGACACCCGACGATGCACAACGCCTGGCGCAGTTTGTCCAACTCCTCGCCGACTGGGCAATCCCGCTGGGCTTTATGGGCCCGCGAGAAGAGCCCAAGCTGCTTGACAGGCACATCGCCGAGTCGGCCGCCCTGCTCGAGCATGTGGCCGATGGCCCCGTGGTCGACGTGGGCTCGGGGGCCGGGCTCCCGGGGATAGTCATCGCGATCTGGAGACGCGAAGGCGTCCTGTTGGAGGCGGAACGGCGGCGAGCCGAATTCCTGCGGCGGGTCGTGAGCGAACTTTCGCTCGGGTGGCATGTAGTGGCAGACCGCGCGGAAGCCGTAGGACGCGATGAAGCCACACGCAGCACCTTCACGACAGCGGTGGCCAGAGCGTTGGCGCCCCCGGCGGTAGCGCTCGAGCTGCTCATGCCGTTGGTGAAGGTCGGTGGAAGAGCGGTGCTCATGGCTGGCCCCTCCGCGCTGGAGGACCCGAATCTGGCGTGGGTGGCGCACGAACTGGGCGGCGAGACGCCGCAAACAGTTCGGCTGCAAGTTACTGGCGGACCGGGGCCTGCATGGGCCATCATCGTGGACAAGAGCTCCGACACCCCGGACCGGTACCCTCGCCGGACCGGGGTGCCGCTGCGCCGACCGCTGCGCAAGCCCTCGTTGGGTGCTTAG
- a CDS encoding Jag N-terminal domain-containing protein has protein sequence MPWIEKDGRNVDEARAAALSELGLPEDVVEIEVVHEGARGLFGLGGEPAVVRVRPRTEAPDFRSAFEAPGPAQVDPPPGSDDQEADLAPPPAVERQGPVDGRDADVAPATEDPPAASEDQEMTAQVGREMVEGILGRMGLDGQVATRVSGGTVYIEISGENMGILIGRGGATLEALQELVRAGVQRRLKARGSVVVDVEAYWERRRSRSGRPSEGKRRQSGRRSSDGGRRGE, from the coding sequence ATGCCCTGGATAGAAAAAGACGGCCGAAACGTTGATGAGGCCCGTGCCGCGGCATTGTCCGAACTAGGGCTGCCGGAGGACGTTGTAGAGATAGAGGTCGTGCACGAGGGGGCCCGCGGACTGTTCGGACTGGGCGGGGAGCCCGCTGTGGTGCGCGTCCGTCCGAGGACGGAAGCCCCCGACTTCCGGTCGGCTTTCGAGGCGCCGGGCCCCGCGCAGGTGGACCCACCTCCGGGATCGGACGACCAGGAGGCAGATCTCGCGCCACCGCCGGCCGTCGAACGTCAGGGGCCCGTTGACGGCCGTGACGCCGACGTCGCTCCGGCGACGGAGGACCCGCCGGCCGCGTCGGAAGACCAGGAGATGACGGCGCAGGTCGGAAGGGAGATGGTCGAGGGAATCCTCGGCCGAATGGGACTCGATGGACAAGTGGCGACGCGCGTCTCCGGAGGCACCGTGTACATCGAGATCTCCGGGGAGAACATGGGAATCCTGATCGGACGTGGGGGAGCGACACTCGAAGCGCTCCAGGAACTGGTGCGAGCGGGGGTCCAGCGCAGGCTCAAGGCGCGGGGATCCGTCGTGGTTGACGTCGAGGCCTACTGGGAACGGCGCCGCAGTCGGAGTGGGCGCCCGTCTGAGGGGAAGCGCAGGCAGAGCGGACGCAGGTCATCGGACGGCGGTCGACGCGGCGAGTGA
- a CDS encoding YidC/Oxa1 family membrane protein insertase: protein MNPWDSFVKVFADVLQALAGMFESLGGHKWAAAIIVLTLILRTLLLPLGIKQIRTSQAMQRLKPEMDRLQKKYGKDRMRLGQEQQALFQREKVSPAGCVGPMIAQAPFLTAMYFAIRDLARTVKVMPFLGLGNLTQPAGRHAAGWLLLAIMTLTSIVTTKQLSTGGDAQQQKMMIYMMPLFFLVIMVQVPAGLVLYWAVSQLYQLAQQMVMLRRSPGPKNPTPQEIATAKPLQVARNKKNTNGKRKNQNAKRKTR from the coding sequence ATGAATCCCTGGGATAGTTTCGTAAAGGTATTCGCGGATGTCCTCCAAGCATTGGCCGGGATGTTCGAGTCTCTTGGCGGTCACAAATGGGCCGCGGCCATCATCGTATTGACGCTTATATTGCGCACGCTGCTGCTACCGCTGGGCATAAAGCAGATCCGCACATCCCAGGCGATGCAGCGGCTAAAGCCGGAGATGGACCGGCTCCAGAAGAAATACGGAAAAGATCGCATGCGTCTGGGCCAGGAGCAGCAGGCTCTTTTCCAGAGAGAAAAGGTCTCTCCCGCAGGGTGCGTCGGCCCCATGATCGCGCAGGCCCCGTTTCTCACCGCGATGTACTTCGCCATCCGGGATCTGGCGCGCACGGTGAAAGTGATGCCCTTTCTCGGGCTGGGCAACCTGACGCAGCCTGCCGGCAGGCATGCGGCGGGGTGGCTGCTTTTGGCCATCATGACGCTGACCAGTATCGTGACAACCAAGCAGTTGAGCACGGGCGGAGACGCGCAGCAGCAGAAGATGATGATCTATATGATGCCGCTCTTTTTTCTGGTGATCATGGTGCAGGTCCCGGCCGGACTCGTTCTTTACTGGGCGGTCAGCCAGCTGTACCAACTCGCGCAACAAATGGTGATGTTGCGAAGGAGTCCTGGGCCCAAAAATCCCACGCCGCAAGAGATCGCTACGGCCAAGCCACTCCAAGTGGCGCGGAACAAAAAGAACACGAACGGTAAAAGAAAGAATCAGAATGCCAAGCGCAAAACTCGCTGA
- the yidD gene encoding membrane protein insertion efficiency factor YidD yields MSLQQRMVLFLIHVYQKGISPSLAPRCRFSPSCSEYAVSAVERHGAAGGIYLAVRRLGRCHPLREPGVDEVPETFTLRSRDKAANTTTSHLLKKGRHA; encoded by the coding sequence ATGAGCCTGCAGCAACGGATGGTGCTCTTCCTGATACACGTGTACCAGAAGGGGATATCACCCTCCCTCGCCCCCCGGTGCCGGTTTTCCCCGAGCTGTTCTGAGTACGCGGTGTCGGCGGTCGAGCGCCACGGAGCCGCGGGTGGCATCTATCTCGCCGTTCGGAGGCTCGGCCGCTGCCACCCGCTCCGGGAGCCTGGCGTGGACGAAGTTCCGGAGACTTTCACCCTGCGCAGCCGAGACAAGGCTGCGAATACCACCACTTCTCACCTCTTAAAGAAGGGACGTCACGCATGA
- the rpmH gene encoding 50S ribosomal protein L34, which produces MKRTYQPHNRRRQRTHGFRKRMRTPGGRAILRRRRAKGRQQLAV; this is translated from the coding sequence ATGAAGAGGACCTACCAGCCACACAACCGCCGGCGCCAGCGGACCCACGGCTTCCGCAAGCGCATGCGCACACCCGGGGGCCGCGCGATTCTCCGCCGCAGACGGGCGAAAGGCAGGCAGCAGCTGGCGGTATGA
- the dnaA gene encoding chromosomal replication initiator protein DnaA → MPATTAQDVWQECLTVVRDRLSTAASRAWFEETHPLTMTDSVITLRAPHRFAKEWLEQRYSGVLQDAVSRAAGRPLHIEIVTPAGGVAVQAPAPLPAPVVQREPEAAPELSPQYSFENFVIGASNRFAHAAALAVAEAPASAYNPLFVYGGAGLGKTHLMHAIGRHTKQLYPHLKVEYVSSEKFMNDFINAIKSDRRLAFQQRYRESDLLLIDDIQFLENKETTQEEFFHTFNALHNANRQIVISSDRPPKKMATLEDRLRSRFEWGLITDIQPPDLETRVAILRRKAEDKRLSVPEDVLDYIASGVEDSVRELEGALIRVIAYASLNGTQVTVQLAEEVLSHLFPSSGAEPVRVDTIMAETAAYFGLGVDDLRSQNRSKSLVHARQIAMYLVRELTDLSLPKVGEMFGGRDHTTVLHAVKKIAAVIGEKRLVYHQIQDLTTRIKRRSGT, encoded by the coding sequence TTGCCGGCGACAACAGCGCAAGACGTTTGGCAGGAGTGTCTGACGGTCGTCCGCGACCGTCTGTCCACCGCCGCATCCAGAGCCTGGTTCGAAGAGACCCACCCGCTGACGATGACCGACAGCGTCATCACGCTGCGGGCCCCCCATAGGTTCGCAAAGGAATGGCTGGAGCAGCGGTACTCGGGAGTCCTTCAGGACGCGGTGTCCCGCGCTGCCGGGAGGCCTCTGCACATCGAGATCGTGACGCCGGCCGGGGGAGTGGCCGTCCAGGCGCCGGCCCCTCTGCCCGCTCCGGTGGTCCAGCGTGAACCCGAGGCGGCTCCTGAGCTCAGTCCTCAGTACTCGTTTGAGAACTTTGTCATCGGGGCGTCGAACCGATTCGCCCACGCGGCCGCCCTGGCTGTGGCCGAGGCTCCCGCGAGCGCTTACAACCCTCTATTCGTCTATGGGGGCGCAGGTCTAGGCAAGACCCACCTCATGCACGCCATAGGCCGGCACACAAAGCAGCTGTACCCGCACCTGAAGGTGGAGTACGTGTCCTCCGAAAAGTTCATGAACGACTTCATCAACGCGATCAAGTCCGACCGCAGGCTCGCGTTCCAGCAGCGTTACCGGGAAAGCGACCTCCTTTTGATCGACGACATCCAATTTCTCGAGAACAAGGAGACGACGCAGGAGGAGTTCTTCCACACGTTCAACGCGCTGCACAACGCAAACCGCCAGATCGTCATCTCATCGGACCGGCCCCCCAAAAAGATGGCCACGCTGGAGGACCGGCTGAGGTCGCGGTTTGAGTGGGGGCTGATCACCGACATCCAACCCCCGGACCTGGAGACGCGCGTGGCCATCCTGCGGCGGAAAGCCGAGGACAAGCGCCTTTCCGTGCCGGAGGACGTCCTGGACTACATCGCCTCAGGGGTCGAGGACTCGGTCCGGGAGTTGGAGGGGGCGCTGATACGGGTCATCGCCTACGCCTCTCTCAACGGCACCCAGGTCACCGTCCAGCTCGCGGAGGAGGTCCTGAGCCATCTGTTCCCGTCTTCGGGAGCCGAACCCGTCCGGGTGGACACGATCATGGCCGAGACGGCCGCCTACTTCGGTCTGGGCGTGGACGATCTGCGCTCCCAGAACCGCTCAAAGTCCCTCGTGCACGCAAGGCAGATCGCGATGTACCTCGTACGGGAGCTGACCGACCTGAGCCTTCCGAAGGTGGGGGAGATGTTCGGAGGACGCGACCACACGACAGTTCTGCACGCCGTGAAGAAGATCGCCGCCGTGATCGGGGAGAAGAGGCTTGTGTATCACCAGATCCAGGACCTGACCACCCGCATCAAACGGCGCAGCGGCACCTAG
- the dnaN gene encoding DNA polymerase III subunit beta: MKLIAPKDELARALQTVLRSVGARAGIPALSGVLMELTDADLTLTTTDLELTTRVRMPLSGEAGSVVVPARYLAEIVRNLRSEDVEFVSDNGTLRITGGRAKFSLRTLQAEDFPKTEIAEEAHRLSVPAELFATALAQVAPAASRDETRPILTGVLFEGDESELRLVATDSYRLSLRRIPIQGAAQTKLLVPARAVVEVAKIATDGDVTIEVSGSQVRFEAGNVSISSRLIEGEFPEYRKLLPTDLPNRLQISRSRLIESLRQVSVMAQDATPVFVDLDEGRIRLHCTPQGLGEADIDIEGDYTGEPVRAAFNAAYLEAGVSAVETEEIRLELSDPQRPVIVRGTDNDDFRYLLMPIRVG, translated from the coding sequence ATGAAGCTCATCGCCCCGAAAGACGAACTGGCACGCGCACTTCAGACGGTTCTGCGAAGTGTCGGAGCGAGAGCCGGAATTCCGGCGTTGTCCGGTGTCCTGATGGAGCTCACCGACGCAGACCTCACGCTTACGACAACCGACCTGGAGCTCACCACCCGGGTCCGGATGCCACTTTCGGGGGAAGCCGGCAGCGTGGTCGTGCCTGCCCGGTACCTCGCGGAGATCGTCAGGAACCTCAGGTCCGAGGACGTCGAGTTCGTGTCCGACAACGGGACGCTGCGGATCACCGGAGGCCGCGCCAAGTTCAGCCTCCGCACCCTGCAGGCCGAGGACTTCCCGAAAACGGAGATCGCCGAGGAGGCCCACAGGCTGTCGGTGCCGGCGGAGTTGTTCGCCACGGCGCTGGCCCAGGTGGCTCCTGCGGCATCGCGCGACGAGACCCGGCCGATCCTCACCGGCGTGCTGTTTGAGGGCGATGAGTCGGAGCTGCGCCTAGTGGCGACGGACTCCTACCGGTTGTCGCTTCGCAGGATCCCGATCCAGGGCGCGGCTCAGACGAAGCTGCTTGTCCCCGCACGGGCGGTCGTCGAGGTGGCGAAGATCGCTACTGACGGTGACGTCACCATCGAGGTATCCGGGTCGCAGGTCCGCTTTGAGGCCGGGAACGTATCGATCTCCAGCCGGCTGATCGAAGGCGAGTTCCCCGAGTACAGGAAGCTGCTTCCCACGGACCTGCCGAACCGCCTGCAGATCTCGAGATCCCGGCTCATCGAATCGCTGAGGCAGGTGTCGGTGATGGCACAGGATGCCACTCCCGTGTTCGTGGACCTCGATGAGGGACGTATTCGGCTGCACTGCACCCCTCAGGGTCTCGGAGAAGCCGACATCGACATCGAGGGCGACTACACGGGGGAACCGGTCAGGGCGGCGTTTAACGCCGCATACCTCGAAGCCGGCGTGTCTGCCGTGGAGACCGAGGAGATTCGGCTGGAGTTGTCGGACCCGCAAAGGCCCGTCATCGTCCGCGGAACCGACAACGACGACTTCCGCTATCTGCTCATGCCGATCCGGGTGGGCTGA
- the recF gene encoding DNA replication and repair protein RecF (All proteins in this family for which functions are known are DNA-binding proteins that assist the filamentation of RecA onto DNA for the initiation of recombination or recombinational repair.), which translates to MAISLLRLWKLRSYEEAEFKPSPSTTLVLGFNGAGKSSLIEATALFATLSSPRTSHLAQLVKDAQPEGGARLETSSGSELEFRIRGGRALLRAQGSGVAAKNFLGRFRAVVFGPEDLDLVRGEPDLRRRALDDLLTQLRPSYRALRSDYDRALRQRNAALRQGAALEAAMFDAPLAATGAQILDARRRLISDLAPAVTDLYELLSGAGTATVRYRNSTTEHELSGHDLEAHLLEVYSSTIQVDLERGTTRVGPHRDDLEIEVDGLAARSYSSRGEQRSAALSLRLAELRLLEDPVLLLDDVLSELDPDRRARVFKVVGECQVILTATDPASVPESAPVDSVWRVSEGRLHEAA; encoded by the coding sequence ATGGCCATCTCGCTTCTGCGGCTCTGGAAGCTGCGGTCATACGAAGAAGCCGAGTTCAAGCCTTCCCCCAGCACGACGCTGGTCCTGGGGTTCAACGGAGCGGGTAAGAGCAGTCTCATCGAGGCCACGGCTCTTTTCGCGACGCTGTCGTCGCCGCGGACCAGCCATCTGGCTCAACTCGTCAAGGACGCACAGCCTGAGGGCGGAGCGCGCCTCGAGACGTCGTCGGGCAGCGAGCTCGAATTCCGGATCAGAGGGGGACGTGCGCTTCTGCGGGCTCAGGGTTCCGGCGTCGCCGCCAAGAACTTCCTCGGCCGGTTCCGCGCTGTTGTATTCGGACCTGAAGACCTCGACCTGGTCAGAGGAGAACCCGACCTTCGCCGGCGGGCGCTCGATGACCTACTGACCCAGTTGCGGCCCTCTTACCGCGCGCTGCGATCGGACTACGACCGGGCTCTGCGCCAGCGCAACGCGGCGCTGAGACAGGGCGCCGCGCTCGAAGCAGCGATGTTTGACGCGCCTCTGGCCGCGACGGGAGCCCAGATACTCGATGCCCGTCGCAGGCTCATCTCCGACTTGGCGCCGGCAGTGACGGACCTTTACGAGCTCCTTTCGGGAGCCGGGACGGCGACGGTCAGGTATCGCAACTCAACCACCGAACACGAGTTGTCCGGGCACGATCTAGAAGCCCACCTGCTGGAGGTGTACTCGTCGACGATCCAGGTGGACCTTGAGCGGGGGACTACGAGAGTCGGCCCCCACCGCGACGACCTGGAGATCGAGGTGGACGGACTGGCGGCGAGGTCGTACTCGTCACGCGGGGAGCAGAGATCCGCCGCGCTGTCCCTGCGCCTGGCCGAGTTGCGCCTGCTGGAGGACCCGGTGCTGCTGCTAGACGATGTCCTGTCGGAACTGGACCCCGATCGCCGGGCCCGCGTGTTCAAGGTGGTGGGAGAGTGCCAGGTGATCCTGACGGCCACCGACCCCGCGTCCGTGCCGGAATCGGCTCCGGTCGACTCGGTGTGGCGGGTTTCGGAGGGCCGGCTTCATGAGGCGGCTTGA